A region of Nakaseomyces glabratus chromosome M, complete sequence DNA encodes the following proteins:
- the ALG12 gene encoding dolichyl-P-Man:Man(7)GlcNAc(2)-PP-dolichol alpha-1,6-mannosyltransferase (CAGL0M10769g~Ortholog(s) have alpha-1,6-mannosyltransferase activity, role in dolichol-linked oligosaccharide biosynthetic process, protein glycosylation and endoplasmic reticulum localization), with amino-acid sequence MFKWSLLDTALLAVIFYHLAQAPYTKVEESFTLQAIHDILEYGVFDISRYDHLQFPGVVPRSFIGPLIVAVLSKPAIMISSMLNLFTDDTQMHAQLIVRGVIGLVNGLSLIMLKNALQSLFDEIEEKKNKKLEKDGETPANTVTMTSVGSWFLLFCMTSFHMMFYSSRTLPNFVGAFPLSNIALSLALKGNLEWAILLLSGSAVIFRLELGGLAAGLTIFGFIFKKVDIFRALKFGFMGAGIAIGISMSIDSYFWGDWGIPEVDAFIFNVVYGKSAQWGTESPLAYFTNYLRMLFLPPTVLVLNYIGYRAAPKNLKIVTLAGYFHILAMSTQPHKEWRFIIYSVPPIIMLGSAGAAYLWENFKVRTMGNAALLALLPLSVAIGGVVSYIFCYISTMNYPGGEALAMFNDYVMANNVTNSTVFITVPPCMTGVSLFGQLDFDKYGITYDRTEDSKSVQNKWDSYDYMITHESLDIGKSFGIEDPSASKWELIGKSKIFAGVNPAPLTDYIFKEGNNVFSLVKDVIMRESPYDFMFAMLDNCLIRQDLFFIHKRIRNDADENLQ; translated from the coding sequence ATGTTTAAGTGGTCGCTTTTAGATACTGCACTGCTTGCTGTTATTTTTTACCACTTGGCCCAGGCTCCCTACACCAAGGTCGAGGAGAGTTTCACACTACAGGCAATCCACGATATTTTAGAGTATGgtgtttttgatatatctCGCTATGATCACTTACAGTTCCCTGGTGTGGTTCCCAGATCATTCATTGGTCCTCTGATTGTAGCCGTGCTTTCGAAGCCTGCCATTATGATTTCATCGATGCTGAATTTGTTCACTGATGACACACAAATGCATGCTCAATTGATTGTCCGTGGTGTTATTGGATTAGTCAATGGATTGTCTTTGATTATGCTTAAGAATGCCTTGCAGTCTTTGTTTGATGAAATcgaggagaagaagaacaagaaactgGAGAAAGATGGAGAAACCCCAGCAAACACTGTCACCATGACTAGTGTTGGGTCCTGGTTCCTTCTATTCTGCATGACAAGTTTTCATATGATGTTTTACAGTTCTAGAACATTACCAAACTTTGTTGGCGCGTTCCCATTGAGTAATATTGCCTTAAGCTTGGCTCTCAAGGGAAATCTCGAGTGGGCTATTTTGTTACTAAGTGGATCAGCTGTGATTTTTAGATTAGAGTTAGGCGGGTTAGCTGCAGGATTAACTATATTTGGcttcatcttcaagaaGGTTGACATTTTTAGGGCCTTAAAATTTGGTTTCATGGGTGCCGGTATTGCTATTGGTATCAGCATGTCAATCGATTCTTACTTCTGGGGTGACTGGGGAATCCCAGAAGTTGACGCCTTTATCTTTAATGTTGTCTATGGTAAGTCTGCACAATGGGGTACTGAGTCACCTCTAGCTTACTTCACTAACTATTTGAGGATGCTATTTCTTCCACCAACTGTGTTGGTATTGAACTATATCGGATACAGAGCAGCTCCAAAGAACCTGAAAATTGTCACATTAGCTGGCTACTTCCATATTTTGGCTATGTCCACTCAACCACACAAAGAATGGAgatttattatttactCAGTGCCACCAATTATAATGTTAGGTAGTGCAGGAGCTGCTTATTTGTGGGAGAACTTCAAAGTTAGAACCATGGGGAATGCTGCACTTCTAGCCTTGTTACCACTATCTGTTGCTATCGGTGGAGTTGTTTCCTATATATTTTGCTACATCTCTACCATGAACTACCCAGGTGGGGAGGCTCTTGCAATGTTCAATGACTACGTTATGGCTAACAATGTTACCAATTCTACTGTATTCATCACCGTGCCACCTTGTATGACTGGTGTAAGCCTGTTTGGCCAATTGGACTTTGATAAATATGGAATTACCTATGATAGAACCGAAGATTCAAAGTCTGTTCAGAATAAATGGGACTCATATGACTACATGATCACACATGAAAGTCTTGACATTGGTAAGAGTTTTGGTATTGAAGACCCATCTGCAAGCAAATGGGAACTGATTGGTAAGAGCAAGATTTTTGCTGGAGTGAATCCAGCTCCCTTAACGGATTATATCTTCAAGGAAGGTAACAATGTATTCAGCTTGGTTAAGGATGTTATAATGAGAGAATCTCCATACGATTTCATGTTTGCTATGCTTGACAACTGCTTGATCCGTCAAGACCTTTTCTTTATCCATAAAAGAATTAGGAATGACGCTGATGAGAACTTGCAATAG
- the MRPL50 gene encoding mitochondrial 54S ribosomal protein bL9m MRPL50 (CAGL0M10637g~Ortholog(s) have structural constituent of ribosome activity and mitochondrial large ribosomal subunit localization): MFKPTSVCLSALSKRTKRVQVQLLKDFPRFHLYKGEVARVKPSLMVNYLHYGNGARYILFEDQVDQGLLEYSKKQAELRKASQPSASKVVSETTASTAATTAGIRADVKEEEPPAEKKKGFLDSDITVNDVKIPGLRI, encoded by the coding sequence ATGTTTAAACCCACTAGTGTATGTCTCAGTGCGCTTTCGAAGCGGACGAAAAGAGTCCAGGTGCAACTCTTGAAGGATTTTCCCAGGTTCCACCTCTACAAAGGTGAAGTTGCCAGGGTCAAGCCCTCTCTAATGGTGAACTACTTGCATTACGGTAATGGAGCACGTTATATACTGTTCGAAGACCAAGTGGATCAAGGATTGCTCGAATATAGTAAAAAGCAGGCTGAGCTAAGGAAAGCCAGTCAGCCAAGCGCATCCAAAGTGGTTTCTGAGACTACTGCTTCTACAGCGGCAACGACAGCAGGCATTAGAGCTGATGtgaaagaggaagaacCACCagctgaaaagaagaaaggatTCCTGGATTCTGATATCACTGTTAATGATGTTAAGATACCAGGTCTTCGCATCTAA
- the ZNG1 gene encoding GTP-dependent zinc transferase (CAGL0M10747g~Ortholog(s) have cytoplasm localization), whose translation MSLKNYKHDEDDGELPPLVTGRESNLAEILGKVRNDGGHNLVSADKVDRSNKQVEVPLSSNSGIQTEKKRIPVTIITGYLGSGKSTLLEKIALKGSDRKIAVILNEFGDSSEIEKAMTIQNGDSKYQEWLDLGNGCLCCSLKNIGVKAIEDMIERSPGSIDYILLETSGIADPAPIAKMFWQDEGLNSSVYIDGIITVLDAEHIVKCLDDVSPDAHWYNQSVVKEENLTIAYFQIAMADRILLNKVDKIEGKRVSISDIEARIKDINGVAPIYHTQYGEVSLDKLLDLHAYEGTDLNLDGSFKDRILQNEKVMHDHRMGTVTLSFRPLKTEQEFENFKRNFLQKLLWKNFGLSDDDEIKNLSKLSDDWEIERSKGLVLVADSTYVIQGVRDTFDIFTGHSDDTISDCKLVLIGKYLDKDSIQKLLLRVIDSK comes from the coding sequence ATGTCGCTGAAGAATTACAAGcacgatgaagatgatggcGAGTTGCCGCCGCTAGTTACAGGGCGTGAGTCCAATCTCGCTGAGATTCTGGGGAAAGTGCGGAACGATGGGGGCCACAATTTGGTGAGTGCTGATAAAGTAGATAGGTCTAACAAGCAGGTCGAGGTGCCTTTGAGTTCTAATAGTGGCATtcaaacagaaaaaaagaggatTCCTGTGACTATAATTACCGGTTATTTGGGCAGTGGTAAGTCTACGTTGCTTGAGAAGATAGCACTAAAGGGCTCAGACAGGAAGATAGCTGTGATATTGAATGAGTTTGGGGACAGTAGTGAGATAGAAAAGGCTATGACTATTCAAAATGGAGATTCTAAGTACCAGGAGTGGTTAGACCTGGGCAATGGTTGTCTATGTTGCTCCTTGAAGAATATTGGTGTTAAGGCCATCGAGGATATGATCGAGAGATCACCTGGGTCCATTGATTATATTCTGCTAGAGACGTCTGGTATTGCTGATCCTGCACCAATAGCGAAAATGTTCTGGCAAGACGAAGGACTCAATAGTAGTGTGTACATTGACGGAATAATTACGGTGCTAGACGCAGAACACATTGTAAAATGTTTGGACGATGTGTCACCAGACGCGCATTGGTACAACCAGAGTGTGGTTAAAGAAGAGAACCTAACTATTGCTTACTTTCAGATAGCTATGGCCGACCGCATCCTGCTAAATAAAGTAGATAAGATTGAGGGTAAAAGAGTTTCGATCAGTGATATTGAAGCTAGAATAAAAGACATCAATGGTGTCGCGCCAATATACCATACACAGTATGGTGAAGTCTCTTTAGATAAATTGCTTGACTTACATGCTTATGAAGGCACAGACCTAAATTTGGATGGCAGTTTTAAGGATAGAATTCTCCAAAATGAGAAGGTCATGCATGATCATAGAATGGGTACCGTCACTTTATCTTTCAGGCCACTTAAAACAGAACAGGAGTTTGAGAATTTTAAGAGAAATTTCTTACAGAAATTATTGTGGAAGAATTTTGGTCTTAGCGATGACGATGAGATTAAGAACTTGAGTAAACTATCAGACGATTGGGAAATTGAGAGGTCTAAGGGTCTTGTCTTGGTTGCAGATAGCACTTATGTGATTCAAGGTGTTAGAGATACCTTTGATATCTTTACAGGGCATTCAGATGATACCATAAGTGACTGTAAGTTGGTGTTAATAGGTAAATACCTTGACAAGGACAGTATTCAAAAGCTCTTGTTGAGAGTGATTGATTCCAAGTAA
- the MPP6 gene encoding Mpp6p (CAGL0M10681g~Ortholog(s) have poly(U) RNA binding activity) translates to MSGKGELSSRVMNMKFMKFMRPEGQDNKDEGTSKHTHLDASKWDLKSSVNSDSTNKRRVVVKRASKALKIMENVGITSVKAEDDSNKSSALHGRRIFGENKNKRVAEEEEENKTEQEPKQEKDMDELFKESRRNTKPKKKSHKKHKKA, encoded by the coding sequence ATGAGTGGGAAAGGAGAGCTTTCTAGCAGAGTCATGAACATGAAGTTCATGAAGTTTATGAGGCCTGAGGGACAGGACAACAAGGATGAGGGCACTAGTAAACACACACACTTAGATGCGTCCAAATGGGATCTTAAGAGCAGTGTAAACTCTGATAGCACTAACAAAAGACGAGTTGTGGTCAAGCGAGCCAGTAAAGCTCTTAAAATAATGGAAAATGTTGGTATCACCAGTGTCAAAGCAGAAGATGATTCAAACAAAAGTAGTGCTCTGCATGGGAGAAGGATATTTGGCGAGAATAAGAACAAACGTGTGGCAGAGGAGGAGGAGGAAAATAAGACTGAACAAGAGCCAAAGCAAGAGAAGGATATGGACGAGCTTTTCAAGGAATCCCgaagaaatacaaaacCTAAGAAAAAGTCTCACAAGAAACATAAGAAGGCATAA
- the SNF12 gene encoding Snf12p (CAGL0M10659g~Ortholog(s) have DNA translocase activity, role in positive regulation of transcription from RNA polymerase II promoter in response to amino acid starvation and SWI/SNF complex, cytosol localization), protein MNNTKRSSNESGGATRKNSETRSGSSASNTSGNGSGETSGAIGHPSDTYISPELSKLIPGLRLYEQLVEEEKKIDTVIKRRKLTMNQTIQRIRSNLIPFREAYNLNGVKQTTYLRVFISSVSENQLWQNPDAKLEDGGWTMRIEGRLVDSKQGGSATRDKFSSFIDGIRVEFKKPKKDEQNSANKDDDNNNSTAGNNNDNDIESNESSAEGFTREPSESAPQFFADQTPNPLGTDISNPPTVTDMGSASEITTPYESNKLEKEDQIQEIVEWKADPKKPVEFDGFDIKRNGNTNLDAVVTIYPKAVESNRYSYSPALASLVGLSHGSKSDAIFSLYKYINANNLLVSREYSRNTSLAATIVSSRRAQNVKNVVKLDEPLMKLLSRHNSYSSLESTPATVKLTDIPSIVERNLEQTKPVRLNYTVRVDKASTYGEVVFDMEVPTKEALLQSISMKGQKRPLITDNLAEESQAILRDYEAHITKTAVKNAELDKKLAILHAQLNSTKMKHQFYKKFAEDPANALKEYIESTSGALKVLSGDEGFLEDTVRRSQFYKENEQILEENISVLFKHERI, encoded by the coding sequence ATGAACAACACTAAAAGGAGCAGTAATGAGAGCGGTGGTGCTACACGGAAGAACAGCGAGACGCGGAGCGGTTCTTCTGCGAGCAACACGAGTGGTAATGGTTCTGGTGAAACCAGTGGTGCTATAGGTCACCCTAGCGACACGTATATTTCGCCTGAGCTGAGTAAACTAATACCTGGGCTGAGGTTATATGAGCAATTGgtagaagaagagaaaaagataGATACTGTTATTAAGCGGAGGAAGCTTACTATGAATCAGACCATACAACGCATAAGAAGCAACCTGATACCATTTCGAGAGGCATATAACCTGAATGGGGTCAAGCAGACCACATATCTGCGGGTATTCATAAGCAGTGTGTCTGAGAACCAGCTGTGGCAGAATCCCGATGCAAAGCTGGAAGACGGTGGGTGGACCATGCGGATTGAAGGTAGACTTGTGGATTCAAAACAAGGAGGAAGTGCTACACGAGACAAGTTTAGTAGTTTTATAGATGGAATCAGAGTTGAGTTTaagaaaccaaagaaaGACGAGCAAAACAGTGCAAATAAGGACGAtgacaacaacaacagcacaGCCGGAAACAATAACGATAACGATATTGAATCGAACGAAAGCAGTGCTGAAGGATTCACTCGTGAACCATCAGAATCCGCACCGCAATTCTTTGCTGACCAAACTCCAAATCCTCTTGGCACAGACATATCAAACCCACCTACTGTAACAGACATGGGATCCGCAAGTGAAATAACAACGCCCTATGAAAGTAACAAGCTGGAAAAGGAAGATCAAATACAGGAAATTGTTGAGTGGAAAGCTGACCCAAAGAAACCAGTAGAGTTTGACGGGTTTGATATCAAGAGGAATGGTAATACGAATCTTGATGCAGTTGTGACGATATACCCAAAGGCAGTCGAATCAAACAGATACAGCTATTCACCTGCATTAGCCTCTTTGGTTGGACTGAGCCACGGTTCAAAGAGCGATGCCATTTTTTCCTTGTATAAGTATATCAACGCAAACAATTTGCTGGTCTCTAGAGAATATTCGAGGAACACATCTCTAGCGGCAACAATAGTCTCCAGCAGAAGAGCTCAAAACGTAAAGAACGTAGTTAAGCTCGATGAGCCGTTAATGAAATTGCTCTCTCGTCATAATAGCTATAGCTCACTGGAGAGTACACCCGCAACAGTGAAACTCACAGACATTCCATCTATAGTAGAGCGTAATTTAGAACAGACGAAACCGGTACGCCTGAATTACACAGTGAGAGTGGACAAGGCATCCACTTATGGTGAAGTTGTATTTGACATGGAGGTTCCAACAAAGGAGGCCTTGCTACAATCAATATCCATGAAGGGCCAAAAAAGACCACTAATAACAGACAACTTGGCTGAAGAATCACAGGCGATACTCAGAGACTACGAAGCACACATCACCAAGACTGCAGTGAAGAATGCTGAACTTGACAAAAAGCTTGCAATACTACATGCGCAACTAAACTCTACCAAAATGAAACACCAATTTTACAAGAAATTCGCAGAAGATCCTGCAAATGCGCTAAAAGAATACATCGAGTCCACATCGGGTGCTTTGAAAGTACTTTCCGGTGATGAAGGATTCTTGGAAGACACCGTGAGAAGATCACAATTTTACAAAGAAAACGAACAGATACTAGAGGAAAACATCTCTGTGCTGTTCAAACATGAACGTATATGA
- the BUD17 gene encoding putative pyridoxal kinase BUD17 (CAGL0M10725g~Ortholog(s) have role in cellular bud site selection and cytoplasm, nucleus localization), which yields MTGEGSVPGGVSVVGKVLAIQSHVVHGYVGNRAATFPLQYRGWDVDALNTVQYSNHLGYGQATGFKYSGEELCSVFRDGLLKAMGNRYDAIITGYTPSAEVLEDISGIIKNQLNQQQDLKWIVDPVLGDNGRLYVSEDIVPVYKRLLSQNKIFLATPNQFEMELLSESELTDLESASTAVSKFFQLYPHVERLVVTSVVLAGSDDYVVIAADRTTSPQDTIYIRSPRIKCHFSGSGDLFTALLVDALLRDRESTKLSQAVAKSQWMIGSVLQRTYEQALKSGELKDQDSPVIKDLKLIQCRELFRLHDIPEIPITGHINVPQT from the coding sequence ATGACGGGTGAAGGAAGTGTACCGGGGGGCGTCTCCGTTGTCGGTAAAGTGTTAGCCATTCAGTCACATGTGGTTCATGGTTATGTAGGTAACAGGGCAGCCACCTTCCCTTTACAATATCGAGGTTGGGATGTGGATGCGCTGAACACTGTCCAGTACTCTAACCACTTGGGGTATGGCCAGGCTACCGGGTTCAAATATAGTGGAGAGGAGCTGTGCTCTGTATTTCGTGACGGACTTCTGAAAGCTATGGGGAATCGTTATGATGCCATCATTACTGGTTATACACCTAGTGCTGAGGTCTTGGAAGATATTAGCGGTATAATCAAAAATCAGTTAaatcaacaacaagatCTTAAGTGGATAGTTGATCCAGTTTTAGGAGATAACGGCAGGCTCTATGTCTCTGAAGATATAGTCCCAGTTTACAAAAGGCTACTTAgccaaaacaaaatattccTAGCAACTCCCAACCAGTTTGAGATGGAGCTACTCTCAGAATCAGAGTTGACTGATCTGGAAAGTGCGTCTACGGCAGTATCAAAGTTCTTTCAACTGTATCCACATGTTGAAAGATTGGTAGTGACAAGTGTTGTGCTTGCAGGATCCGATGATTACGTTGTAATTGCTGCAGATAGAACTACATCACCCCAGGATACAATATACATCCGATCTCCAAGAATTAAATGTCACTTCTCTGGTAGTGGTGACTTATTTACAGCATTGCTGGTGGACGCACTACTGAGAGACAGGGAGAGTACGAAGCTTTCGCAAGCTGTTGCTAAGTCCCAATGGATGATTGGCAGTGTATTACAAAGAACTTACGAACAGGCTTTAAAGAGTGGCGAACTAAAAGACCAGGATAGCCCAGTAATAAAAGATTTGAAGCTAATACAATGCAGAGAGTTATTTCGCCTGCATGATATCCCGGAGATACCAATAACAGGACACATAAATGTACCTCAAACTTGA
- the SEC12 gene encoding Sar family guanine nucleotide exchange factor SEC12 (CAGL0M10703g~Ortholog(s) have Sar guanyl-nucleotide exchange factor activity, role in regulation of COPII vesicle coating and Golgi apparatus, endoplasmic reticulum localization) produces MKFHTKLYKVGYPLYGAKFVCDDQFVVTGGGGEGNNGVDNKLTVLKVGSSEGNGLRVDEVCDATLPANDDSPTALDAVGDTILIGCNENSAKVKSGAGNSHVRKFRYDGKSLKFESAADIDKSTNPEDYTKVIRLSKDGSEAAIASSKNPPSMAIIDPRNYSVKYEIETGRDVKDLHFSPNGKLIGYITESSLEIISTVTGSCVVRKTDFDRKIILSKMKFLDDNNVLIAATWASSKGILLTKISIKSGKTTVFWSRQISSKFKGITAMDVNDQMNLVMLATNDNSVLLVKLRNLSVGKTFTQVHGFAITRVIFSPDSRYAVSISAAETVHVIEIPSDFADSRSLSESTTQWLMNTIMVLFLAFVLNSMYKEDMHKNVLNYFRSVKSIDSSSILSMEDMEQVTLVGTISTSVRSTTQRFESSKSVSSTSVVARTNVSEKERSQQDPVKKSPEQHQQNQQ; encoded by the coding sequence ATGAAATTTCACACAAAGCTTTACAAAGTCGGGTACCCGCTATATGGGGCTAAGTTTGTTTGTGATGACCAGTTTGTTGTCactggtggtggtggtgaagGTAATAATGGGGTTGACAACAAGTTGACTGTTCTTAAAGTTGGTAGCTCGGAAGGTAATGGATTGAGAGTTGACGAAGTGTGTGATGCGACTTTGCCCGCCAACGACGACTCCCCCACTGCGTTGGATGCTGTAGGAGATACAATCCTCATTGGATGTAATGAGAATAGTGCTAAAGTGAAGAGTGGTGCTGGCAATAGCCATGTCAGAAAGTTTCGCTATGATGGTAAGAGTTTGAAATTTGAGTCTGCGGCTGATATTGATAAGTCTACTAACCCAGAGGATTATACGAAAGTCATCAGACTATCGAAAGATGGTTCAGAAGCTGCTATAGCATCTTCTAAAAATCCACCCTCTATGGCTATTATTGATCCCAGAAATTACTCTGTCAAGtatgaaattgaaactgGTAGGGATGTAAAGGACTTACATTTTTCCCCAAATGGTAAGCTTATTGGTTATATTACAGAATCTAGTCttgaaattatttcaaCAGTGACGGGTAGTTGCGTGGTTAGGAAGACAGACTTTGACAGAAAGAtaattttatcaaagaTGAAGTTTTTGGATGACAATAACGTGTTGATTGCTGCAACTTGGGCATCTTCAAAAGGTATATTGCTAACTAAAATTAGCATCAAGAGTGGCAAAACAACTGTCTTCTGGTCTCGTCAAATCAGTTCAAAATTCAAAGGTATAACAGCTATGGATGTAAATGACCAAATGAACTTAGTAATGCTTGCAACAAATGATAATTCTGTGCTATTGGTCAAATTAAGAAACTTGTCAGTTGGTAAAACATTTACTCAGGTTCACGGATTTGCCATTACGAGGGTCATCTTCTCTCCAGACTCAAGATATGCCGTCAGCATTTCGGCGGCTGAAACAGTGCATGTTATAGAAATCCCATCGGACTTTGCTGACTCTAGGTCCTTGTCCGAGTCAACAACCCAATGGCTCATGAATACTATTATGGTTCTTTTCTTGGCATTTGTTTTGAACTCTATGTACAAAGAGGATATGCATAAGAATGTCCTAAATTATTTTAGGAGTGTCAAGAGTATCGACAGTAGCTCAATTTTAAGTATGGAAGACATGGAACAAGTAACATTAGTCGGCACAATAAGTACATCTGTTCGTTCTACTACTCAGAGGTTTGAATCTAGTAAATCTGTATCGAGTACTTCTGTAGTTGCGAGAACTAATGTGagtgaaaaagaaagatcCCAACAAGACCCGGTCAAGAAATCTCCTGAACAGCATCAGCAGAATCAACAGTGA